GGCTGTGGAAGGCATCTCGAAGGTCGAGGTTATAGAGTCACTATGTCTACTAGCTGTGAAGGACTTAATTGGTAAATCATGGGTCACTATATCATATCCAAGTTGATCAAGCTAATTTATTAACCCAGGTCAAAGGCCAGCCCGTCCTTGGATGACCATTGGAACTGCGTCTCGGCTGGATACTTTGCGCAGGTTAACAGGCCATCATACATCTGCTGCGCAGACCGAGGATAGGAGCGCTCGATGTCATTGGTCTGTGTTCATACTCGAAAAGGCCTTTTCTCCCCATGTGCTGGATCTTTCGTCATCTCAAGACACGCCTGATTATCCCCTGAGTGCTCCCTTGCCATCCACACTGCCAACCTACAGGGACGAAAACTGTCCTCCTGATTTACATGTCTCAGAAGAGGTCAACAAGGACCTTGGCATCAATGCTTATCACATAAAGATCGTCTCAGTATGGGGCGACCTTACGCGATATTTACATGGAATACGATCCGGTAACATTGAAACGCCTTGGTTGCCCGAGTCAACACACACAAAGCTCAGTGTAAGGTTGTACGAGTGCGATGCCGAACTGCCGCAAAGACACCTTCTTAGGAATGTTTGCTTCTACAAGCGATCGATAGCTGAGATCATGCAGGAACAGGAATACTGGAGTCCCTGGCTGGCGATGCAAATGCTCTCTCATGCATCACCAGCCATCCTAAACCATCCTTTTGTTCACTTGGTCGCTATGCGTGGTAGTAGAGGTATGCCTCAGTCACGTTTGTTTCTCCAGCAGACCGTGGATCTAGCATTATTTCATTCTGGTTGGGTGTTTCAGTTTATACAGTTTTGCGAAAACCTTCAATATGAGATCAACGACCCATTAATCGGGCACGCAGTCGCAGCGACAGCTACTATACCATGGCTCTTTCAGTTTGCTAGAGACCCTAAAGTCTCAAAGAAAGCGCATGACGACCTTGGCAGGTGTGAAAGGTTTTTGAGCCGTATTTCGTCCACCTGGCCACATATTTCGCGAAAGGTATGTTTCAGGGCGGGCAAAACCACCCACAATCTGCTGAACGTGTTACCTCTCTCTCATCAATTTCTTCTCAGAGCTGTAGTTAAATTTCATCGCATAGCTCGAgatcctccaacacctccaaTACGTCGCGAAGGAAAAGCTCCAGGAAGTACCGCGCGGTAGTACAATGATATCCTTCCAACCTCAGATGTTTTGGGAGCTCCTCGATGCCAAGGTCTGCCAAGTGCCACAAGGCGACCCTACCTCGCAATGTGGTACTTCCCGGGTTTCGAATGTACCAGACGCCAGGATGCGGGTTACCACTCATTTCGTTCACCCGCTGTTAGATGAGCAAGTTGAACAGCCACACCCTCCCAACCCCGCGGGCAATGCTATGTACTCGTTTCCGCCAAGTTCCGATGATCTTGAACAAGTCTGCCTGGATGAGATATTCGCTCACTTCCCACGCGATGAGTTCTACTGACTGCAGAGCTAAACTCGGAATTATGACCGCCTTCCTTTACGATTTCTTTGCTGCCATGATGA
The sequence above is a segment of the Aspergillus flavus chromosome 4, complete sequence genome. Coding sequences within it:
- a CDS encoding uncharacterized protein (expressed protein), with amino-acid sequence MSGEQQRSRQACEPCRRKKSKCTAERPVCSFCQRLNLQCVYLPREQARADGHTSKVTKTKSSKDRFRKLESQVNDIYHILNSLANRNDAATPEASIEASTARSGESLEGYSTEVPNMLPRVGGLGRSPCFAPSHLEPPVHVLDHLVEVYRTRIHLQPLPLFNLEGLRDRLANSPRFLLHSFLALSLNFGSHGFFRGREQEAVQFYTRSAQDGTMELAVEGISKVEVIESLCLLAVKDLIGQRPARPWMTIGTASRLDTLRRLTGHHTSAAQTEDRSARCHWSVFILEKAFSPHVLDLSSSQDTPDYPLSAPLPSTLPTYRDENCPPDLHVSEEVNKDLGINAYHIKIVSVWGDLTRYLHGIRSGNIETPWLPESTHTKLSVRLYECDAELPQRHLLRNVCFYKRSIAEIMQEQEYWSPWLAMQMLSHASPAILNHPFVHLVAMRGSRGMPQSRLFLQQTVDLALFHSGWVFQFIQFCENLQYEINDPLIGHAVAATATIPWLFQFARDPKVSKKAHDDLGRCERFLSRISSTWPHISRKLEILQHLQYVAKEKLQEVPRGSTMISFQPQMFWELLDAKVCQVPQGDPTSQCGTSRVSNVPDARMRVTTHFVHPLLDEQVEQPHPPNPAGNAMYSFPPSSDDLEQVCLDEIFAHFPRDEFY